A single window of Agromyces aureus DNA harbors:
- a CDS encoding glycosyltransferase family 2 protein, protein MRTKNRPLLLQRALDDVLAQSAQDWVLTLVNDGGDFASVDALVDDRSDRFAGRVRVIHHEASVGMEEASNVGVRSLESTFVAIHDDDDTWHPEFLTLTGARLEADPSAVAVGVRTEIVWESLDGQTVREDGRETFLPELRQITLFDLMRFNTCVPISMLYRRTSLIDVGLFDRRLPVTGDWEANLRLAARGEIDFVPAPALAFWHQRPNAHGDAGNSVVALRDDHRRYDRIVRDRALRDYVAAEGSGLPLYLTRLLDDRFDELARRLDRLETIAGDTAFRRAKSRVKRVLGRG, encoded by the coding sequence ATGCGTACGAAGAATCGTCCGCTTCTGCTCCAGCGCGCGCTCGACGACGTGCTCGCGCAGAGCGCCCAGGACTGGGTGCTGACGCTGGTGAACGACGGCGGCGACTTCGCCTCGGTCGACGCACTGGTCGACGACCGGTCAGACCGATTCGCCGGACGAGTTCGCGTGATCCACCACGAGGCGTCGGTGGGCATGGAGGAAGCCTCGAACGTCGGTGTGCGGTCCCTCGAGAGCACCTTCGTCGCGATCCACGACGACGACGACACCTGGCACCCCGAGTTCCTCACGTTGACCGGTGCGAGGCTCGAGGCGGATCCGTCGGCGGTGGCCGTCGGCGTCCGGACGGAGATCGTGTGGGAATCTCTCGACGGTCAGACGGTCCGTGAGGACGGGCGCGAGACGTTCCTCCCCGAACTCAGGCAGATCACGCTGTTCGATCTCATGCGGTTCAATACCTGCGTCCCGATCTCCATGCTGTATCGGCGGACCTCGCTGATCGACGTCGGGCTCTTCGACCGGCGGCTCCCGGTTACCGGGGACTGGGAGGCGAATCTCCGGCTGGCCGCGCGCGGCGAGATCGACTTCGTGCCCGCACCCGCCCTCGCGTTCTGGCATCAGCGTCCGAACGCGCACGGCGACGCGGGCAATTCCGTGGTCGCGCTCCGCGACGACCACCGCCGGTACGACCGGATCGTCCGGGATCGCGCCCTGCGCGACTACGTCGCCGCCGAAGGCTCGGGACTCCCGCTGTACCTCACCCGACTCCTCGATGATCGATTCGACGAACTCGCTCGTCGGCTGGATCGGCTCGAGACCATTGCCGGAGACACGGCATTCAGACGAGCGAAGTCGCGCGTCAAGCGCGTGCTGGGGCGAGGCTAG
- a CDS encoding UbiA family prenyltransferase → MRPFEFGTLILAPSGASGTAPNSLRAATACAGRPPRARLPMLEGVLELRRACEESEESIVVNPTRPLVVDLDGSLLRGDTLHESIVANLRHPLVIAAAVVALLTSGKAAMKRRLAQTGRVEVALLPANAAVLSLMEARKGDGGQVFLATGADSAIAESVAERFPSIDAVFASDGSTNLTSHAKATALTAEFGEGGFDYVGNSQADVEIWRRAHTSYLATTDRSAAAPGWAGRDLEVLADPGPTRLRAWGRELRVHQSLKNTLLFLPLIAAHEFTNVFAVAATLAGFIAFTLMASSVYLLNDVLDVNLDRVHRRKKSRPVAAGWIDPLHALAGSLVLAVAALTLGFVIGLGFALVLVGYAVLTLSYSLWLKRITLVDVVTLAMLYMIRIVAGAVVTGITLSFWFTGVTLFLFLSLAFVKRYAELHSANGSSRRLPGRGYSGDDVHAILALGVASGMASTVLMAIYIQSDAVSRLYPAPVVLWLVIPVLFLWIGNLWIKAGRGQMHDDPVIFALRDPSSLVIGAVVLLLFVVASMPVTAELFGRIASVR, encoded by the coding sequence TTGCGCCCGTTCGAATTCGGCACGTTAATCCTCGCTCCCTCGGGCGCGTCCGGCACGGCCCCGAACAGTTTACGTGCCGCGACGGCCTGCGCGGGGCGCCCCCCGCGCGCGCGGTTGCCTATGCTGGAGGGCGTGCTCGAGCTCCGTCGTGCATGCGAAGAGTCAGAGGAATCAATCGTAGTGAACCCGACGCGGCCATTGGTCGTCGATCTCGACGGCTCCCTGCTCCGAGGGGACACACTCCACGAGTCGATCGTGGCAAACCTGCGGCACCCGTTGGTCATCGCCGCGGCAGTCGTCGCCCTGCTGACCTCCGGCAAGGCCGCGATGAAACGGCGACTCGCCCAGACCGGACGAGTCGAGGTTGCGCTCCTCCCGGCCAACGCCGCGGTTCTGTCACTCATGGAGGCGCGAAAAGGCGACGGCGGCCAGGTCTTTCTCGCCACTGGCGCCGACTCGGCGATCGCAGAGTCCGTCGCTGAGCGATTCCCCTCGATCGACGCCGTGTTCGCGAGCGACGGCAGCACGAATCTCACGAGCCACGCGAAAGCGACCGCGCTGACGGCGGAATTCGGCGAGGGCGGCTTCGACTACGTCGGGAATTCGCAGGCCGATGTCGAGATCTGGCGTCGCGCCCACACCTCGTATCTCGCAACCACCGACCGGAGCGCAGCTGCACCAGGTTGGGCGGGACGCGACCTCGAGGTCCTCGCGGATCCGGGGCCTACTCGTTTGCGCGCCTGGGGACGGGAGCTCCGAGTCCATCAGAGCCTGAAGAACACGTTGCTCTTCCTCCCGCTGATCGCGGCGCACGAGTTCACCAATGTCTTCGCCGTGGCAGCGACTCTCGCGGGCTTCATCGCCTTCACCTTGATGGCGTCCTCCGTCTACCTCCTCAACGACGTCCTCGATGTGAACCTCGACCGAGTGCATCGACGCAAGAAGTCACGGCCGGTCGCCGCGGGATGGATCGATCCGCTCCACGCCCTCGCGGGGAGCCTGGTTCTGGCCGTCGCCGCGTTGACGCTCGGCTTCGTCATCGGCCTGGGCTTCGCACTCGTGCTCGTCGGCTATGCGGTGCTCACGCTCTCGTACAGTCTCTGGTTGAAGCGCATCACCCTGGTCGACGTCGTCACGCTCGCCATGCTCTACATGATCCGCATCGTCGCCGGCGCGGTCGTCACCGGGATCACGCTCTCGTTCTGGTTCACCGGCGTCACGCTGTTCCTGTTCCTCTCCCTCGCGTTCGTGAAGCGGTACGCCGAGTTGCATTCGGCGAACGGATCATCGCGTCGGCTCCCCGGACGCGGATACTCCGGCGACGACGTCCACGCGATCCTCGCTCTCGGAGTGGCCTCGGGGATGGCCTCGACCGTGCTCATGGCGATCTACATCCAGAGCGATGCCGTGAGCCGCCTCTACCCGGCCCCGGTCGTACTCTGGCTCGTCATCCCGGTTCTGTTCCTCTGGATCGGAAACCTCTGGATCAAGGCGGGTCGTGGACAGATGCACGACGATCCGGTGATCTTCGCGCTGCGCGACCCCTCGAGCCTCGTGATCGGGGCGGTCGTGCTTCTGCTCTTCGTCGTGGCATCGATGCCGGTCACCGCCGAGCTCTTCGGCCGGATCGCGAGCGTGCGTTGA
- a CDS encoding polysaccharide biosynthesis protein gives MPNSNGRNRRAAQKRVLIAGRGVAGLSLSSEVVAGGDVLVGFLDDVVQASDVLGTLADVAAVCEREDVGVVYFAIPSAPGEVVREFVTQVHRSGVELAIVPRTYRIVSRDRVSVSDLTDVDILDLVGRAPVKHDMVHAGDTIRGRRVMVTGAAGSIGSRIVAQLSMLEPELIVCVDRSESGMFRLGNSLRDTSNTRLEIGDVQSEERMSQLMAGYRPDFLFHVAAYKHVPLMQHNPIEAFNNNVWGTWNVFSRAAEHGVGNVVYVSTDKAVNPTNVMGATKRLGELLLRDLAAVSPSTRFSGVRFGNVLESEGSVMQTFRQQLQQGVNLTVTDPEITRYFMTIDEAAQLVIQTATAGRPGDLFVLDMGEPIRVFDLARGLIDAVDPSLDVDIIGLRPGEKMYEELSHASSSVDSTTHPKIFIVSDSYAREPGETSRWAAELLDRTRRYDLAPDELIEALRSFGFDALQ, from the coding sequence GTGCCGAATTCGAACGGGCGCAATCGACGAGCAGCGCAGAAGCGCGTGCTGATCGCGGGGCGCGGCGTGGCGGGCCTCAGCCTTTCATCCGAGGTGGTCGCGGGCGGCGACGTCCTGGTCGGTTTCCTCGACGACGTCGTCCAGGCGTCCGATGTGCTCGGTACATTGGCCGACGTCGCCGCCGTCTGCGAGCGCGAAGACGTCGGTGTCGTCTACTTCGCCATTCCGTCCGCGCCAGGTGAGGTCGTGCGCGAGTTCGTCACCCAGGTCCACCGCAGCGGCGTCGAACTCGCGATCGTTCCTCGCACCTATCGGATCGTGTCGCGAGATCGAGTCTCCGTCTCGGATCTCACCGACGTCGACATCCTCGATCTCGTGGGGCGCGCACCCGTCAAGCACGACATGGTGCACGCGGGCGACACGATCCGCGGTCGTCGAGTGATGGTGACCGGTGCCGCAGGGTCCATCGGTTCGCGCATCGTCGCGCAGCTGAGCATGCTCGAACCCGAACTCATCGTCTGCGTCGATCGATCCGAGAGCGGGATGTTCCGACTCGGGAACTCCCTCCGGGACACATCGAACACGCGGCTCGAGATCGGCGACGTGCAGTCCGAGGAGCGGATGTCGCAGCTCATGGCCGGGTACCGGCCTGACTTCCTCTTCCACGTCGCCGCGTACAAGCATGTTCCGCTCATGCAGCACAACCCGATCGAGGCGTTCAACAACAACGTCTGGGGCACGTGGAACGTCTTCTCGAGGGCGGCCGAGCATGGCGTGGGCAACGTCGTCTACGTCTCGACCGATAAGGCCGTGAATCCGACCAACGTCATGGGCGCCACCAAGCGTCTCGGCGAACTCCTCCTTCGGGATCTCGCCGCCGTGTCGCCGTCGACGCGGTTCTCGGGGGTCCGGTTCGGCAACGTGCTCGAGAGCGAGGGGAGCGTCATGCAGACCTTCCGCCAGCAGCTGCAACAAGGGGTCAACCTGACGGTCACCGACCCTGAGATCACTCGATACTTCATGACGATCGACGAGGCGGCGCAGCTCGTCATCCAGACGGCGACTGCAGGCAGGCCCGGGGACCTCTTCGTGCTCGACATGGGCGAGCCGATTCGGGTGTTCGACCTCGCCCGTGGGCTCATCGACGCCGTGGATCCGAGTCTCGACGTCGACATCATCGGCCTCCGACCCGGCGAAAAGATGTACGAGGAGTTGTCGCACGCATCGAGCTCGGTCGACTCCACGACGCATCCGAAAATCTTCATCGTCAGCGATTCGTACGCGCGTGAGCCGGGCGAGACGAGCAGATGGGCAGCCGAGTTGCTCGACCGAACCCGTCGGTACGACCTCGCGCCCGACGAGTTGATCGAGGCCCTGCGTTCGTTCGGGTTCGACGCCCTCCAATGA
- a CDS encoding glycosyltransferase, whose translation MAEESDLTVVFHVGDERRLALPSLRSLERAIAFAAARDIQVEVIAVGANGQFADRSGRAFTLVHLEGLLGEPASAAVVRGIEAASGRVIVLLDSDVLVSATWIASAFEEVAAAASDIVVDSELLMTFGATREVAARPRGGDRHAVEALAVTDPWGWRMAGTAVALRRVVESTPASSLRDAGWLWNGRIAADRIERRIAPGTALMLREPRDLVDRDSAGRPMMLRSEWLARRSSSQPAAHAATSSHRGGIQDRIRRLPRPAAAVARLAIDTVRPTRDAFRRAMAARRGSAVPEWLVSEMRELNRLEPAVPFPRPSALREYRSVELDAIENQRAEAYWRVRSMLPDAVDYLFFAPWVRTGGGDFVLAQYIAAVRRIEPTASIALVTTEFQESTRLDLLPPDVHVVELRTVGSAVVDRAWCTERLLPQLIAQLRPITIHAFNSTMAFDVIEARGDELAADSAIFLSTFVVDRTQDGERTSVMFYRRDRFLDPVTAVLVDSASFVSTMVDDLGYECAKFRVQRNIVAATGPTPVAAVGRDPMRPLRLVWAGRFDVQKRLDLLAAVAREIARRELPVEIDFYGEQVMGDSGLAEHLLQLEEAGAHRYPAFTGGFSSLPLTEYGALLMTSEWEGVPITMLEAMGAGLPVIAPTVGGVGEVLTESVGYPIDRFDDVQAYVAAIESMLADPEESSRRAAAARDVIRSEFSAPAFDERLASIPGYLRGSPAH comes from the coding sequence ATGGCTGAGGAATCCGACCTCACCGTCGTGTTCCACGTCGGGGACGAACGGCGCCTCGCCCTGCCTTCGCTTCGTTCGCTCGAACGAGCCATCGCCTTTGCCGCCGCCCGCGACATCCAGGTCGAGGTGATCGCGGTGGGTGCGAACGGTCAGTTCGCGGATCGCTCGGGCCGGGCGTTCACGCTGGTGCACCTCGAGGGGCTCTTGGGCGAGCCCGCGTCTGCGGCCGTCGTCCGAGGCATCGAGGCCGCGTCGGGCCGCGTCATCGTGCTGCTCGACTCCGACGTGCTCGTGAGCGCGACCTGGATCGCCTCGGCGTTCGAAGAGGTCGCAGCAGCAGCTTCCGACATCGTGGTCGACTCCGAGTTGCTGATGACTTTCGGCGCCACGCGGGAGGTGGCCGCTCGCCCGCGAGGAGGCGACCGACACGCGGTCGAGGCGCTGGCGGTCACCGATCCATGGGGTTGGCGGATGGCCGGCACGGCCGTTGCGCTTCGCCGCGTCGTCGAATCGACACCGGCATCCTCGCTCCGCGACGCCGGATGGCTGTGGAACGGTCGGATCGCGGCGGATCGCATCGAACGGCGGATCGCGCCGGGGACGGCCCTGATGCTCCGCGAGCCACGAGACCTCGTCGATCGGGACTCCGCGGGGCGGCCGATGATGCTCCGCTCGGAGTGGCTCGCTCGCCGGAGTTCCTCGCAACCGGCTGCGCACGCCGCTACGTCTTCGCATCGCGGCGGCATCCAGGACCGCATCCGACGACTGCCTCGCCCGGCCGCCGCCGTCGCCCGTCTCGCGATCGACACCGTTCGGCCAACGCGCGACGCCTTCCGGCGCGCGATGGCAGCCCGCCGCGGGTCGGCGGTGCCTGAGTGGCTCGTGTCGGAGATGCGCGAGCTCAACCGGCTCGAACCTGCCGTGCCGTTCCCGCGTCCCTCCGCGCTTCGCGAGTATCGGTCGGTCGAGCTCGATGCGATCGAGAATCAGCGAGCTGAGGCGTACTGGCGTGTCCGATCGATGCTGCCCGACGCGGTCGACTACCTGTTCTTCGCGCCATGGGTGCGCACCGGCGGCGGTGATTTCGTTCTGGCACAGTACATCGCCGCCGTGCGTCGCATCGAGCCTACGGCGAGCATCGCCCTGGTGACGACCGAGTTCCAAGAGTCGACCCGGCTCGATCTGCTCCCGCCGGACGTGCATGTTGTCGAGCTTCGGACGGTCGGTTCGGCGGTGGTCGACCGCGCCTGGTGCACCGAGCGGCTGCTGCCGCAACTGATCGCCCAACTCCGGCCGATCACGATCCACGCATTCAACTCGACGATGGCGTTCGACGTCATCGAGGCCCGTGGCGACGAGTTGGCGGCCGATTCGGCCATCTTCCTCTCGACGTTCGTCGTGGATCGCACCCAAGACGGTGAGCGGACGTCGGTCATGTTCTACCGTCGCGATCGCTTCCTCGATCCCGTCACGGCCGTGCTCGTCGACAGCGCGTCATTCGTCTCGACCATGGTCGACGACCTCGGGTACGAATGCGCGAAGTTCCGGGTGCAGCGCAACATCGTCGCCGCGACCGGGCCGACTCCGGTGGCGGCGGTCGGACGCGACCCCATGAGGCCCTTGCGGCTGGTCTGGGCGGGTCGGTTCGATGTGCAGAAGCGGCTCGATCTCCTCGCGGCGGTCGCGAGGGAGATCGCTCGACGGGAACTGCCGGTGGAGATCGACTTCTACGGCGAACAGGTCATGGGCGATTCGGGCCTGGCCGAGCATCTCCTCCAGCTCGAGGAAGCCGGCGCGCATCGGTACCCGGCGTTCACCGGCGGGTTCTCGAGTCTGCCGCTGACCGAGTACGGGGCACTGCTCATGACCTCCGAGTGGGAGGGCGTCCCGATCACCATGCTCGAGGCGATGGGTGCCGGTCTGCCGGTGATCGCTCCGACCGTCGGAGGGGTCGGCGAGGTCCTCACCGAGTCGGTCGGGTATCCGATCGACCGGTTCGACGATGTTCAGGCGTACGTGGCGGCAATCGAATCGATGCTTGCGGACCCGGAGGAGTCCTCGCGGCGCGCGGCGGCCGCGCGTGACGTGATCAGGTCCGAGTTCTCTGCGCCCGCGTTCGACGAGCGGCTGGCGTCGATCCCCGGCTATCTGCGGGGCTCACCGGCCCACTGA
- a CDS encoding glycosyltransferase, which produces MPVPTSTPPTPQAEGAIALSVIVTTHSEGRLLRPTVRSIAAAIDAVQANGDSVELILVRDRPDAPTRHEVDWWSARSDLSFTVRVLDVDLGESGASRNAGAEASVGTYVAFIDGDDLVSSNYLSDSVRMLRGSDGRTIIHPHRVISFGARSIVWEIRSTVHGDVDYKALVRNNQWPSSSVAPATIYREIPFRSLRPGDGYGPEDWIWNIDTAAAGIAHDVAPETTFFYRVKARSGVNVRHVQSILPAFDFEALRNALPVRPPTPTSGRSLSPRSLGQSAYRKALPTVRRLTRRLTPEERARIYTGVRRAYRTALRLPHHRMTAHLKTAFEEASHLDPAISWTAFDYETLELWAPRDDGYADALEQALDDLRDHAGAIVVVPWVGIGGADLVSRNYARALEASPEFGGRTSILATDLADNTQRELIPTGVNFVQLSPIAAAFWPEQHARLVAQIVILSEPKLLVSVNGFHLTRAMERYGTQISDGRHVFATLFAFDHIGPGYPVNPITNDSEREYLDDLTGVITDNTTTARLLSEILAIEPPRVQIHRQPAMEQIPELRRDSRAYSTDSFTAAEPFRLLWPHRLDKEKRPDAVVAIARSLRERGIPAKIDVWGQRVLSGHGDHLMKDFAEAGVTYRGPYSGGISALPTGDYHALLLTSESEGLPLVLVQSLLSSLPVIASGVGGVPDIIVDGETGLLTLGPDDTDGFVDAIEHLMTSPDDRRRIIETGYAFGVEHHSWESFTSLVDETLIRP; this is translated from the coding sequence GTGCCAGTACCGACTTCCACCCCACCGACACCCCAAGCCGAGGGTGCGATCGCGCTCAGCGTCATCGTCACGACACACTCGGAGGGTCGACTGCTCCGGCCCACTGTGCGGTCCATCGCGGCAGCGATCGATGCGGTGCAAGCCAACGGCGACAGCGTCGAACTCATCTTGGTTCGAGACCGTCCCGATGCGCCGACACGTCATGAGGTGGATTGGTGGTCCGCCCGCTCGGACCTGTCGTTCACCGTTCGCGTCCTCGATGTCGACCTCGGCGAGTCCGGGGCGTCGCGCAACGCCGGCGCGGAGGCATCCGTCGGCACCTACGTCGCGTTCATCGACGGTGATGACCTAGTGTCGAGCAACTATCTCAGCGATTCGGTCCGGATGCTGCGCGGATCCGACGGTCGCACCATCATCCATCCTCACCGCGTCATCAGCTTCGGCGCACGCTCCATCGTCTGGGAGATCCGTTCCACCGTCCACGGCGACGTCGACTACAAAGCGCTGGTGCGGAACAACCAGTGGCCGTCATCTTCTGTGGCCCCGGCGACGATCTACCGCGAGATCCCCTTCCGTTCGCTCCGACCGGGCGACGGCTATGGCCCCGAGGACTGGATCTGGAACATCGACACGGCCGCAGCAGGCATCGCCCATGACGTCGCACCTGAGACGACGTTCTTCTACCGGGTGAAGGCACGCAGCGGCGTCAATGTCCGGCACGTGCAGTCGATCCTGCCGGCCTTCGACTTCGAAGCATTGCGTAACGCGCTGCCGGTACGGCCTCCGACACCGACCTCGGGACGATCGCTCTCACCACGTTCGCTTGGCCAGTCAGCGTACCGAAAGGCTCTCCCAACGGTGCGTCGCCTGACCCGGCGACTCACGCCAGAAGAGCGTGCCCGGATCTACACGGGGGTTCGGAGGGCCTATCGAACCGCACTGCGACTGCCGCACCACCGGATGACCGCACACTTGAAAACAGCCTTCGAAGAGGCCAGTCACTTGGATCCGGCGATTTCATGGACGGCATTCGATTACGAAACGCTGGAGCTTTGGGCGCCGCGAGACGACGGATACGCCGACGCACTCGAGCAGGCCCTCGATGACCTCCGCGATCATGCTGGAGCAATTGTGGTCGTTCCGTGGGTCGGCATTGGTGGAGCAGACCTCGTGTCTCGCAACTACGCGCGTGCGCTGGAGGCATCGCCGGAGTTCGGCGGACGGACCTCGATCCTCGCGACGGATCTAGCGGACAACACGCAGAGGGAATTGATTCCCACCGGGGTCAATTTCGTCCAGCTCTCACCGATTGCCGCGGCATTCTGGCCCGAACAACACGCTCGGCTCGTTGCTCAGATCGTCATTCTCTCCGAGCCCAAACTGCTCGTCTCTGTCAACGGCTTCCACCTCACTCGGGCTATGGAACGCTATGGAACGCAGATTTCCGATGGACGACACGTTTTCGCAACCCTGTTCGCCTTCGACCACATCGGCCCCGGCTACCCGGTCAACCCGATCACCAACGACTCCGAGCGCGAGTATCTCGACGATCTGACCGGCGTCATCACCGACAACACCACGACGGCGCGCCTGCTGAGCGAGATCCTCGCCATCGAGCCGCCTCGAGTTCAGATCCACCGCCAACCGGCCATGGAGCAGATTCCCGAGCTGCGACGCGACAGCCGCGCCTATTCGACCGACAGCTTCACCGCCGCTGAGCCGTTCCGGCTCCTCTGGCCGCATCGTCTCGACAAGGAGAAGCGGCCGGATGCCGTGGTGGCCATAGCCCGCAGCCTCCGGGAGCGCGGCATTCCGGCGAAGATCGACGTGTGGGGCCAACGTGTCCTCTCCGGCCATGGTGACCACCTGATGAAGGACTTCGCCGAGGCGGGAGTCACCTACCGCGGTCCGTACTCCGGAGGCATCAGTGCGCTGCCGACCGGCGACTATCACGCGCTGCTGCTGACGTCGGAGTCGGAGGGCCTTCCGTTGGTCCTCGTGCAGTCGCTGCTGAGCAGCCTGCCCGTCATCGCCTCGGGTGTCGGCGGTGTGCCGGACATTATCGTGGACGGCGAGACCGGGTTGCTCACCCTCGGCCCGGACGACACCGACGGGTTCGTCGATGCGATCGAACACCTCATGACCTCCCCCGACGACCGGCGTCGGATCATCGAAACGGGCTACGCCTTCGGGGTGGAGCATCACTCGTGGGAGAGTTTCACGAGCCTGGTCGACGAGACGCTCATCCGGCCGTAA
- a CDS encoding NAD-dependent epimerase/dehydratase family protein, which translates to MTSTRVLVVGGGGPLGAAVTGDLQSRRIPALITRRIGPEPLDVSNHAAVTDALAAVRPESVIYLANPGVETIQEDAVGSSVDDLRHFAARAAESDVERIIFASSAAVYGTSWTRPVSEDDHADGPGLYADLKRRSEHVLREVAETTRLTASALRIFNIFGPGFSRSLVSRLASGEPRAVLQVSDSFVRDYVHAADVARALVLASEHSHPGFRVLNIGTGIATDNIELSRLAAPGSYSIAASPTSPSYCVANVARAREALRFQPTWSVAEYLAEAAARRV; encoded by the coding sequence ATGACCAGCACACGCGTGCTGGTCGTGGGCGGCGGCGGGCCGCTGGGGGCCGCGGTCACCGGCGACCTGCAATCGCGCCGCATCCCGGCCTTGATCACTCGCCGGATCGGCCCGGAGCCGCTCGACGTGTCGAACCATGCAGCGGTGACCGACGCGCTGGCGGCCGTTCGACCCGAATCGGTGATCTATCTCGCGAATCCCGGAGTGGAGACCATCCAAGAGGACGCGGTCGGATCGAGCGTCGATGACCTTCGCCATTTCGCGGCGCGAGCCGCGGAGTCCGATGTTGAGCGGATCATCTTCGCGTCGAGCGCAGCAGTCTACGGGACGTCGTGGACGCGACCCGTCTCCGAGGACGATCACGCCGACGGGCCCGGGCTGTACGCCGACCTCAAACGTCGGAGCGAGCACGTGCTCCGCGAGGTCGCCGAGACGACTCGGCTCACGGCGAGCGCCCTGCGCATCTTCAACATCTTCGGACCCGGCTTCTCCCGATCCCTGGTCAGCCGTCTCGCTTCGGGTGAGCCTCGCGCCGTCCTGCAGGTCTCGGATTCATTCGTCCGCGACTACGTTCACGCTGCCGACGTCGCCAGGGCGCTGGTCCTCGCATCCGAGCACTCGCACCCCGGATTCCGAGTCCTCAACATCGGGACTGGGATCGCGACCGACAACATCGAGCTCTCACGTCTCGCAGCGCCGGGCTCGTACTCCATCGCCGCCTCGCCGACGTCGCCGTCGTACTGCGTTGCGAACGTCGCTCGTGCTCGCGAAGCACTGCGATTCCAGCCGACGTGGAGCGTCGCGGAGTACCTCGCCGAGGCGGCGGCGCGGCGCGTCTGA
- a CDS encoding glycosyltransferase family 4 protein, with the protein MSVTERIDVFLQYYKPHVSGLTNMAADLAGAAVRSGYEVHVHCVAKEGGTTHQEMDGVQVHAYRRTFSLGRGNFSISLLLASMKLRRLRGIAHFHLPLPESAFFSWVLGPGWRTIVTYQCDAPVGSTLDTLIARALDASHRVLIRRANVTCTSSSDYADESRLRDLFRERGAIAIPATSIDRRGGTRRFALEGRRQLGFLGRPTAEKGIDVLMDALEQLPDDLVLTLAGPLDGLADQVGYDRQRLQRLIDNGRARSLGFLAEEDIADFYASLDVFALPSTNSFEAFGIVQVEAMSAGTPVVASALPGVRTIVRSTGFGEIAEIADGTDLARAVMLALDTEYDVARARDVLEERYLSPVPENAYLGIYRRLAA; encoded by the coding sequence ATGTCCGTGACCGAACGCATCGATGTCTTCCTCCAGTACTACAAGCCGCACGTGAGCGGTCTCACGAACATGGCGGCCGACCTCGCGGGCGCGGCGGTCCGGTCGGGCTACGAGGTGCATGTGCATTGCGTGGCGAAAGAGGGCGGGACCACGCATCAGGAGATGGACGGCGTGCAGGTGCACGCCTACCGTCGCACTTTCTCCCTCGGTCGCGGGAACTTCTCGATCTCCCTCCTCTTGGCCTCGATGAAGCTCCGCAGGCTGCGGGGCATCGCGCACTTCCATCTCCCGCTGCCGGAGTCCGCGTTCTTCTCATGGGTGCTCGGTCCCGGGTGGCGCACGATCGTGACCTACCAGTGCGATGCGCCGGTCGGCAGCACGTTGGACACCCTCATCGCACGGGCGCTCGACGCTTCGCATCGCGTCCTCATCCGTCGGGCGAACGTCACGTGCACCTCGAGCTCCGACTATGCGGACGAATCCCGTCTGCGCGACCTCTTCCGCGAACGCGGAGCGATCGCGATCCCCGCGACGAGCATCGATCGCCGCGGAGGGACGCGGAGGTTCGCTCTGGAAGGTCGACGCCAGCTCGGATTCCTCGGGCGGCCCACTGCTGAGAAGGGGATCGACGTCCTGATGGATGCGCTCGAGCAGTTGCCCGACGACCTCGTGCTCACGCTCGCCGGCCCGTTGGACGGCCTCGCCGACCAGGTCGGATACGACCGCCAACGGCTCCAGCGCCTGATCGACAACGGACGGGCGCGGTCTCTCGGATTCCTCGCCGAAGAGGACATCGCCGACTTCTACGCTTCGCTCGACGTCTTCGCGCTGCCGTCGACCAACTCGTTCGAGGCCTTCGGCATCGTGCAGGTCGAGGCGATGTCCGCGGGAACACCCGTGGTCGCCTCGGCGCTGCCCGGGGTTCGCACCATCGTGCGTTCGACCGGCTTCGGCGAGATCGCCGAGATCGCCGACGGTACGGACCTCGCCAGAGCCGTCATGCTCGCACTGGACACGGAGTACGACGTCGCGCGCGCGCGCGACGTGCTAGAAGAGCGCTACCTCTCACCCGTGCCCGAGAACGCGTATCTCGGCATCTACCGTCGACTCGCGGCCTGA